A portion of the Mycobacterium paraseoulense genome contains these proteins:
- a CDS encoding LppP/LprE family lipoprotein — protein MILLILLASGCGWKQDGAPPVSPDKCKESDGPRPATVQRAIASVPITVPGTTWVEIARGHAKKCRLYWVQIIPTIASESTGQQLLFFDHDKPLGTPSPDPKPYITVLPPSDDAIAVQYRWLKGNDQPCCPTGIGTVKFEIGPDGKLKALGKIPNQ, from the coding sequence GTGATCCTGCTGATCCTGCTGGCCTCCGGTTGCGGCTGGAAGCAGGACGGCGCGCCGCCGGTTTCACCCGACAAGTGCAAGGAGTCCGACGGGCCGAGACCCGCCACCGTGCAGCGTGCGATCGCGTCGGTGCCCATCACCGTGCCGGGTACCACGTGGGTGGAAATCGCTCGCGGGCATGCCAAGAAGTGCCGGTTGTACTGGGTGCAGATCATCCCGACCATCGCCAGCGAATCCACCGGCCAGCAGTTGCTGTTCTTCGATCACGACAAGCCGCTGGGCACACCGAGCCCTGATCCCAAGCCGTACATAACCGTGTTGCCGCCCTCCGACGACGCCATCGCGGTGCAGTACCGATGGTTGAAGGGCAACGACCAGCCGTGCTGCCCCACCGGTATCGGCACGGTGAAGTTCGAGATCGGCCCTGACGGCAAGCTGAAGGCGCTCGGCAAGATTCCTAACCAATGA
- a CDS encoding acyl-CoA dehydrogenase family protein gives MAPDSTTIAEQLRNALDGRWRDVRNQLRSAMSEDLFRPHYTPNTVIARTKVAEQMRIMAAFGAAADNFRKEHGGTGDIGAAITMIEMLAMSDLSLMVKAGVQWGLFGGAVENLGTERHHQAYVKKIISLELRGCFAMTETGHGSDVQSLETTATYDPATEEFVIDSPTPTARKDYIGGAAETATMAAVFAQLITEENGEPVNHGVHCLLVPIRDADGTDLPGVTTSDCDYKGGLPGVDNGRIVFDHVRVPRVNLLNKYGDVAPDGTYSSPIDNPNRRFFTMLGTLVRGRITVGGSAGAAARVALDIATRYALQRRQFSAPDDESEVLIMDYLVHQRRLFPLIAKSYALQFAQNELVSKCHDIQTADAVDADEQRELEARAAGLKAANTWHASRAIQEAREACGGAGYMAENRLVALRGDTDVFTTFEGDNHVLTQLVAKELLTAYADDIRSMSPVEWVRFAANTVGERVVKRTAAETIIQTIVDARQDSEEEGSLFNRGTQIKMFEDREEYLIASVARRLQAKSKEMSEFDAFNAVQDHVLHAASAHIDRVVLEAFVAGIDACPHEEARELLGIVCDLYALSVIEDDKAWYIEHRYLSTERAKAVTRGINDRCRALRPHAQTLVDGFGIPEQLRYAEMLHPENLADAVTS, from the coding sequence ATGGCGCCAGATAGCACAACCATTGCCGAGCAGCTGCGCAACGCCCTCGACGGGCGGTGGCGCGACGTGAGGAACCAGCTGCGGTCCGCCATGAGCGAGGATCTGTTCCGGCCGCACTACACCCCCAACACCGTGATCGCACGCACCAAGGTGGCCGAGCAGATGCGGATCATGGCCGCGTTCGGCGCCGCCGCCGACAACTTCCGCAAGGAGCACGGCGGCACCGGCGACATCGGCGCGGCGATCACGATGATCGAGATGCTGGCGATGTCGGACCTGTCGCTGATGGTGAAGGCGGGCGTGCAGTGGGGGCTGTTCGGCGGCGCCGTGGAGAATTTGGGCACCGAGCGCCACCACCAGGCCTACGTCAAGAAGATCATCAGCCTCGAGTTGCGGGGCTGCTTCGCGATGACCGAGACCGGGCACGGCAGCGACGTGCAGTCGCTGGAGACCACCGCGACCTACGACCCCGCCACCGAGGAGTTCGTCATCGACTCCCCCACCCCGACCGCGCGCAAGGACTACATCGGTGGAGCGGCCGAAACAGCCACCATGGCAGCGGTATTCGCGCAATTGATCACCGAGGAGAACGGTGAGCCGGTCAACCACGGCGTGCACTGCCTGCTGGTTCCGATCCGCGACGCCGACGGCACCGACCTGCCCGGGGTGACGACGTCGGACTGCGACTACAAGGGCGGCCTGCCCGGCGTCGACAACGGCCGCATCGTCTTCGACCACGTCCGCGTCCCGCGGGTGAACCTGCTGAACAAGTACGGCGACGTCGCACCCGACGGCACCTACAGCTCGCCGATCGACAACCCCAACCGCCGGTTCTTCACCATGCTCGGCACCCTGGTCCGCGGACGGATCACCGTGGGCGGCAGCGCGGGCGCGGCCGCCCGTGTCGCGCTGGACATCGCCACCCGATACGCGTTGCAGCGCAGGCAATTCAGCGCGCCGGATGACGAGTCCGAGGTACTGATCATGGACTACCTGGTGCACCAGCGCCGGCTGTTCCCGTTGATCGCAAAGTCGTACGCGCTGCAGTTCGCCCAGAACGAGCTGGTCAGCAAGTGCCATGACATCCAGACCGCCGATGCGGTCGACGCCGACGAGCAGCGCGAATTGGAGGCGCGCGCCGCCGGGTTGAAGGCGGCCAACACCTGGCACGCGTCCCGGGCGATTCAGGAGGCCCGGGAGGCCTGCGGCGGCGCGGGCTACATGGCCGAGAACCGGCTGGTCGCGCTGCGCGGCGACACCGACGTGTTCACCACCTTCGAGGGCGACAACCACGTCCTGACGCAGTTGGTGGCCAAGGAGCTGCTGACGGCTTACGCCGACGACATCCGCAGCATGAGCCCCGTCGAATGGGTTCGCTTCGCCGCCAACACCGTCGGCGAGCGGGTCGTCAAACGCACTGCGGCGGAGACGATCATCCAAACCATCGTGGACGCCCGGCAGGACAGCGAGGAAGAGGGCAGCCTGTTCAACCGCGGCACGCAGATCAAGATGTTCGAGGACCGGGAGGAATATCTGATCGCGTCCGTCGCGCGTCGGCTGCAGGCTAAGTCCAAGGAGATGTCAGAGTTCGACGCGTTCAACGCGGTGCAGGACCACGTGCTGCACGCCGCCTCCGCGCACATCGACCGGGTGGTTCTCGAAGCGTTCGTCGCCGGCATCGACGCCTGTCCGCACGAGGAGGCCCGCGAACTGCTGGGCATTGTCTGCGATCTGTACGCGCTGTCGGTGATCGAGGACGACAAAGCCTGGTACATCGAGCATCGGTACCTGTCGACCGAGCGGGCCAAGGCGGTCACCCGGGGCATCAACGACCGGTGCCGCGCGCTGCGCCCGCACGCGCAGACGCTCGTCGACGGTTTCGGGATCCCCGAGCAGCTGCGCTACGCCGAGATGCTGCACCCGGAGAACTTGGCCGACGCGGTCACGAGCTGA
- a CDS encoding MFS transporter, which yields MGWSRRLSQWDPEDLVAWEAGNKTIARRNLIWSIATMHVAFSIWYLWSVMALFMPEDVYGFSTGDRLLLGATAALVGAIVRIPYTMGTARFGGRNWAVLSSSVLLIPTVGTIVLLAHPGLPLWPYLVCAALTGLGGGNYAASLANVESFYPQRRKGMALGLTGGIGNLGAAAIQAVGLVVLATAGHRQPYWVCAVYLVLLAVVGVGAALFMDNLDHSIEVSHVRSVLSIPDTWAISFLYMCAAGSFIGFAFAFGQVLQHNLMAAGQSHAQAALHAAEIAFVGPLLGSIARVIGGRLGDRFDGGRVTMTALTAMITAAGFLVAVSTHDDLTRGPGEPVGSFTTIGYIVGFLALFIFCGVGKGSVFKLIPSVVAERSRALGISDAERRHWEAVRSGALIGLAGSVGALGGVVINLALRQSYATAGTETPAFWVFLICYVGAAIVTWVRYVRPQREAARPGWEMLGEQPVSS from the coding sequence ATGGGCTGGTCGCGGCGCCTCTCGCAGTGGGACCCGGAGGATCTCGTGGCGTGGGAAGCCGGAAACAAGACGATCGCCCGCCGGAACCTGATCTGGTCGATCGCGACCATGCACGTCGCCTTTTCCATCTGGTACCTCTGGTCGGTCATGGCGCTGTTCATGCCGGAGGACGTCTACGGATTCTCCACCGGCGACAGACTGCTGCTGGGTGCCACCGCGGCCCTTGTCGGTGCGATCGTGCGCATCCCCTACACGATGGGCACCGCCAGGTTCGGCGGACGTAACTGGGCGGTGCTGTCGTCGTCCGTGCTCCTGATCCCGACCGTGGGAACCATTGTGCTGCTCGCCCATCCGGGCCTGCCGTTGTGGCCCTATCTGGTGTGCGCGGCGCTGACGGGATTGGGCGGTGGGAATTACGCGGCGTCGCTGGCCAACGTCGAATCCTTCTACCCCCAGCGGCGCAAGGGCATGGCGCTGGGGCTCACCGGCGGGATCGGCAACCTGGGCGCCGCGGCCATCCAGGCCGTCGGTCTGGTGGTGCTGGCCACCGCCGGTCACAGGCAGCCGTATTGGGTGTGCGCCGTCTATCTGGTGCTGCTGGCGGTCGTCGGTGTCGGCGCGGCGTTGTTCATGGATAACCTCGATCACTCCATCGAGGTCTCCCACGTGCGGTCCGTCCTTTCCATTCCCGACACCTGGGCGATCTCATTCCTGTATATGTGCGCCGCGGGCTCATTCATCGGCTTCGCGTTCGCCTTCGGTCAAGTGCTCCAACACAATTTGATGGCGGCCGGCCAAAGCCATGCGCAGGCCGCGCTGCACGCTGCCGAAATCGCCTTCGTCGGACCGCTGTTGGGTTCGATCGCGCGGGTGATCGGCGGTCGGCTGGGCGATCGTTTCGATGGCGGCCGCGTCACGATGACCGCCCTGACCGCCATGATCACCGCCGCTGGATTCCTGGTCGCCGTCAGCACCCATGACGACCTGACCCGCGGGCCCGGCGAGCCGGTGGGATCGTTCACGACGATCGGCTATATCGTCGGATTCCTTGCGCTCTTTATCTTTTGCGGCGTCGGCAAGGGCTCGGTGTTCAAGCTCATCCCTTCGGTGGTCGCGGAGCGAAGCCGTGCGCTGGGTATCAGCGACGCCGAACGGAGGCACTGGGAGGCCGTGCGGTCGGGAGCGCTGATCGGACTCGCCGGATCGGTGGGTGCGCTGGGGGGAGTGGTGATCAATCTGGCCCTACGGCAGTCCTATGCCACCGCCGGGACGGAGACCCCGGCGTTCTGGGTCTTTCTGATCTGCTACGTCGGCGCCGCGATCGTGACCTGGGTCAGATATGTGCGGCCGCAACGGGAAGCGGCGCGGCCCGGTTGGGAGATGCTCGGCGAGCAGCCCGTCAGCTCGTGA
- a CDS encoding ATP-binding cassette domain-containing protein, which translates to MRPEASAFRASPLTVWVGPTRFDFAPGRDVIVGYGPACDIALERLGNPTLPPPPPRPEVVLRFTGTHWVAIDLSHNGIFVDGARASTVQIRDGQAIGIGDPQRGPRLVFQMSHPAGPPGQPARPAPRPPAYRPPPPPPPAPVGPQPARPNDPNLRAPTERETQRMRVVPPQPPAAERPVPPDPAPPAQPGVTGVPDKGGPGLIERMITSKLRVARPSLRAAEPNATYRLPLGADARTVGLTAYQLGLAVGGREILSGISFAARPGIFTAVAGPSAARNSALLGLLAGTRQLSSGRVTVDGHDVHAEPEAMRARIGIVSPDDRLHRQLTVERALRYAAEIRLPQDIPREQRDRVVSQVLEELELTPHRTTPIGKLSPGLRRCAALAVELVTRPTLLVVDEPSAGLDAEQQRHVMAMLRRQADIGCVVVAAVSSRTSLTNLDLCDQVLVLTAAGTPAFLGPPAQIDSVLGTADWSEVLTRAGADPDGTHRAFRARSSALPPPEVAAPSPPPAGSPMARQVRLLVRRDARLFFAARLDFVFVVMLPLLLAGLTLLIPGDSGLSRPRAGSAHPHEAIEILAALNVAAVIIGTALTIGAVVRDRRVFRREQALGLSTAAYLAAKILVFGLAAAVLTAIVFAIVVADKGAPARGAALLHNPTIELYVSVAMTAIVSALIGLALSALGTSLREVLPLLLPVILVSALFNGSLVQLVSKWGFQQIAWFVPAQWGFAASASTVDLRRVDALAAESQMWTHYSGWWVFDMTMLVLFGVAAAGLALYRLRPGRRESPKPSHREQQELGDLTR; encoded by the coding sequence ATGCGGCCCGAGGCTTCCGCGTTCAGGGCCTCTCCGTTGACCGTGTGGGTCGGGCCGACGCGGTTCGATTTCGCCCCGGGCCGCGACGTGATCGTCGGCTACGGCCCGGCCTGCGACATCGCCCTCGAGCGCCTCGGAAATCCGACGTTGCCGCCGCCCCCGCCCCGCCCGGAGGTGGTGCTGCGGTTCACCGGCACGCACTGGGTGGCCATCGACCTGAGCCACAACGGCATCTTCGTCGACGGTGCACGCGCGTCGACGGTGCAGATCCGCGACGGTCAGGCGATCGGCATCGGCGACCCGCAGCGGGGGCCGCGGCTGGTCTTCCAGATGTCTCACCCCGCCGGCCCGCCCGGGCAACCTGCGCGCCCGGCTCCCCGACCCCCCGCCTACCGGCCGCCGCCGCCCCCGCCGCCGGCTCCCGTCGGCCCGCAGCCCGCGCGTCCGAACGATCCGAACCTGCGCGCGCCGACCGAGCGCGAGACCCAGCGCATGCGCGTCGTGCCGCCACAACCGCCCGCCGCCGAGCGGCCCGTGCCTCCCGACCCGGCGCCGCCCGCTCAGCCGGGTGTCACCGGCGTCCCTGACAAGGGCGGGCCGGGCCTGATCGAGCGGATGATCACGTCCAAACTGCGCGTCGCGCGCCCGTCCTTGCGCGCCGCCGAGCCGAATGCCACCTACCGGTTGCCGCTCGGGGCCGATGCGCGCACCGTCGGGCTGACCGCCTACCAGCTGGGGCTCGCGGTGGGCGGGCGCGAGATCTTGTCGGGCATCTCGTTCGCGGCCCGTCCGGGCATATTCACCGCGGTCGCCGGGCCGTCGGCGGCACGCAACTCCGCGCTGCTCGGTCTGCTCGCCGGCACCAGGCAACTCAGCTCGGGGCGCGTCACCGTCGACGGCCACGACGTGCACGCCGAGCCGGAGGCCATGCGCGCCCGCATCGGCATCGTGTCGCCCGACGACCGCCTGCACCGGCAGCTCACCGTCGAACGGGCCTTGCGGTATGCGGCCGAAATCCGCCTGCCGCAGGACATTCCGCGCGAACAACGCGACCGTGTGGTCAGCCAGGTGCTCGAGGAACTTGAGCTGACACCGCATCGGACCACCCCGATCGGCAAGCTTTCACCCGGGCTGCGCCGGTGCGCCGCACTGGCGGTCGAGCTCGTCACCCGGCCCACACTGCTGGTGGTCGACGAGCCGAGCGCCGGCCTGGATGCCGAGCAACAACGTCACGTGATGGCGATGCTGCGGCGCCAGGCCGACATCGGCTGCGTGGTCGTGGCGGCCGTGTCGTCGCGAACGTCGTTGACGAACCTCGACCTGTGCGACCAGGTTCTGGTTCTCACCGCCGCCGGTACGCCGGCGTTTCTCGGGCCCCCCGCGCAGATCGACTCCGTGCTGGGGACGGCCGACTGGTCCGAGGTGCTCACCCGGGCGGGCGCCGACCCCGACGGCACCCACCGCGCGTTTCGCGCCCGGTCGTCGGCATTGCCGCCACCGGAGGTCGCCGCGCCGTCGCCACCGCCCGCCGGATCCCCGATGGCGCGGCAAGTTCGGCTGCTGGTCCGCCGCGACGCCCGGCTCTTCTTCGCCGCCCGCCTCGACTTCGTGTTCGTGGTGATGCTGCCGTTGCTGCTGGCGGGTCTGACCCTGCTGATTCCGGGTGATTCCGGCCTTTCCCGACCCAGGGCGGGCAGCGCCCACCCGCACGAGGCCATCGAGATCCTGGCCGCCCTCAACGTCGCCGCGGTGATCATCGGCACCGCGCTGACCATCGGGGCCGTGGTGCGCGACCGGCGGGTCTTCCGCCGCGAGCAGGCTCTCGGCCTGTCGACCGCGGCCTACCTGGCCGCCAAAATCCTCGTGTTCGGCCTGGCCGCGGCCGTCTTGACGGCGATCGTGTTCGCCATCGTCGTCGCCGACAAGGGCGCGCCGGCGCGTGGCGCCGCCCTGTTGCACAACCCGACGATCGAGCTCTATGTGAGCGTGGCGATGACCGCGATCGTGTCCGCGCTGATCGGGCTCGCGTTGTCGGCGCTGGGCACGTCGCTGCGTGAAGTGCTGCCGCTGCTGTTGCCGGTGATCCTGGTGTCCGCGCTGTTCAACGGAAGCCTCGTGCAGCTGGTGAGCAAGTGGGGCTTTCAACAGATCGCCTGGTTCGTGCCCGCCCAATGGGGTTTCGCGGCGTCGGCGTCCACGGTCGACCTGCGCAGGGTCGACGCGCTGGCCGCCGAGTCCCAAATGTGGACCCACTACAGCGGTTGGTGGGTGTTCGACATGACCATGCTGGTGCTCTTCGGCGTGGCGGCGGCGGGCCTCGCCCTCTACCGGCTGAGGCCCGGACGGCGCGAGTCCCCTAAGCCGTCACATCGCGAACAACAGGAACTGGGTGACCTGACTCGGTGA
- a CDS encoding esterase-like activity of phytase family protein, whose translation MCLALSLAGCASGHPPGAAPAPRPMLTYLGQAQVPFDATFDGTVIGGLSALSYDAGRQLYYVISDDRSKKNPARFYTVQLSLSDKGIDKVTFTGTHPLLDPSGRPFRPLTLGAAPPVIPPDPEGIAFDPVRQRLYWSSEGERLTAGPVLLDPWVRTAGLDGAYLGQFTLPPNLAASAQRTGPRRDKALEGLALTPDGRSLFAAMEDPGYNDGPLNDGGHRVLTRITRFDVATSTPTAQYAYPMEPPAPPADVNGVSDLVALSDTAFLVIERSAALPPTVRIYRAEIGSATDVLATPSMQNAAVTPMSKTLAADLSAVPGLSPLDNVEGITLGPKLPDGRQSVVLVSDNNFSPSQVTQFLLFAM comes from the coding sequence ATGTGTCTCGCCTTGTCGCTGGCCGGCTGTGCGTCCGGGCATCCACCCGGGGCGGCGCCCGCGCCGCGGCCGATGCTCACGTATCTGGGCCAGGCGCAGGTCCCCTTCGATGCCACCTTCGACGGCACCGTCATCGGCGGACTGTCGGCGCTCAGCTATGACGCCGGCCGCCAGCTGTATTACGTCATCAGCGACGATCGCTCCAAGAAGAATCCGGCCCGGTTCTATACCGTTCAGTTGTCCTTGTCGGACAAGGGAATCGACAAGGTCACGTTCACCGGCACCCATCCGCTGCTCGACCCCTCCGGCCGGCCGTTCCGGCCGCTCACGCTGGGCGCCGCGCCACCGGTCATTCCCCCCGACCCCGAAGGCATCGCGTTCGACCCCGTCCGCCAGCGCCTGTACTGGTCCTCCGAAGGCGAGCGGCTCACCGCCGGGCCGGTGCTGCTCGATCCCTGGGTCCGAACCGCCGGGCTCGACGGTGCCTACCTGGGCCAGTTCACCTTGCCGCCCAATCTGGCGGCGTCCGCGCAGCGCACGGGTCCGCGCCGGGACAAGGCGCTGGAGGGTCTGGCGCTGACACCCGATGGCCGATCGCTGTTCGCCGCGATGGAGGACCCCGGCTACAACGACGGGCCGCTCAACGACGGCGGCCACCGCGTGCTCACCCGGATCACCAGGTTCGACGTCGCCACCAGCACGCCCACGGCCCAATACGCCTACCCGATGGAGCCGCCGGCACCGCCCGCCGACGTCAACGGTGTCTCCGATCTGGTCGCCCTGTCCGACACGGCCTTCCTGGTGATCGAACGATCCGCGGCCCTGCCGCCGACGGTGCGGATCTACCGCGCCGAGATCGGATCGGCGACAGACGTTTTGGCCACCCCATCGATGCAGAACGCGGCCGTGACCCCCATGAGCAAGACCCTGGCCGCCGACTTGTCCGCCGTACCGGGGCTCTCCCCGCTGGACAATGTCGAGGGCATCACGCTTGGGCCGAAACTGCCCGACGGTCGCCAATCGGTGGTGCTGGTCAGCGACAACAACTTCTCACCGAGTCAGGTCACCCAGTTCCTGTTGTTCGCGATGTGA